A stretch of Campylobacter showae DNA encodes these proteins:
- a CDS encoding CvpA family protein translates to MDFVTLFDVVVVSLVLILGIKGVISGLIKEIFGLIGLIGGIVVASRFGIRVGRLISDNVYKIEGDSILFFAGFLTTLIVFWILCLGIGAFLSRLVGLSGLGFLDKMGGFVIGSAKIFLVFAVLIVTISNIQVLNNKIEPYFRGSKLYPILLDTGKWIMNVNVKGISGGVGNIETPFDASMQEQRPNLEINSTIKEYK, encoded by the coding sequence ATGGATTTTGTTACTCTATTTGACGTAGTCGTCGTTTCATTGGTTTTGATACTGGGTATAAAAGGCGTGATAAGCGGACTGATAAAGGAAATATTTGGCCTCATTGGTCTAATCGGCGGTATCGTCGTGGCTAGTAGATTCGGTATTAGAGTCGGTCGTCTGATAAGCGATAATGTTTATAAAATAGAGGGCGATTCTATTTTATTTTTTGCTGGATTTTTAACGACGCTTATCGTATTCTGGATACTTTGCTTAGGTATCGGCGCATTTTTATCGAGATTAGTAGGGTTAAGCGGACTTGGATTTTTGGATAAAATGGGCGGATTTGTCATCGGAAGTGCTAAAATTTTCCTAGTTTTTGCGGTTTTGATAGTGACTATTTCAAATATTCAAGTTTTAAACAACAAAATAGAGCCGTATTTTAGGGGAAGTAAACTGTACCCGATTTTGCTGGATACCGGCAAATGGATAATGAATGTTAACGTAAAAGGCATATCAGGCGGCGTGGGAAATATCGAAACGCCGTTTGACGCCTCTATGCAGGAGCAAAGACCAAATTTAGAGATAAATTCGACGATTAAGGAGTACAAATAA
- a CDS encoding serine hydroxymethyltransferase has translation MSLQSYDKEIFDLVNLELKRQCDHLEMIASENFTYPEVMEVMGSILTNKYAEGYPGKRYYGGCEYVDQIEQLAIDRCKELFGCEFANVQPNSGSQANQGVYGALLNPGDKILGMDLSHGGHLTHGAKVSSSGKIYQSFFYGVELDGRINYDKVMEIAQIVKPKMIVCGASAYTREIEFKKFREIADAVGAILFADVAHIAGLVVAGEHQSPFPHCDVVSSTTHKTLRGPRGGIIMTNNEEYAKKINSSIFPGIQGGPLVHVIAAKAVGFKHNLSPEWKIYAKQVKANIKKLAEILVKRGFDLVSGGTDNHLVLMSFLNREFSGKDADIALGNAGITVNKNTVPGETRSPFVTSGIRIGSPALTARGMKEAEFEIIANKIADVLSDINNAALQEKVKAELKELASKFIIYDKATY, from the coding sequence ATGAGTTTGCAAAGTTATGATAAAGAAATTTTTGATTTAGTAAATTTGGAATTAAAACGCCAATGCGACCATCTCGAGATGATCGCGAGTGAAAATTTTACCTATCCTGAAGTAATGGAAGTAATGGGCTCGATTCTAACCAATAAATACGCGGAAGGCTATCCAGGCAAACGCTACTACGGCGGCTGCGAATACGTCGATCAGATTGAGCAGCTAGCGATAGATCGCTGCAAAGAGCTTTTTGGTTGCGAATTTGCAAACGTACAGCCAAACTCAGGCTCGCAGGCAAACCAGGGTGTTTACGGCGCGCTTTTAAATCCGGGCGATAAAATTTTAGGCATGGATCTAAGCCATGGCGGACACCTAACTCACGGCGCAAAAGTAAGCAGCTCTGGTAAAATTTATCAGAGCTTTTTCTACGGCGTGGAGCTTGACGGACGCATAAACTACGATAAAGTAATGGAAATCGCGCAAATCGTAAAACCTAAGATGATCGTGTGTGGCGCAAGCGCATACACTCGCGAGATCGAATTTAAGAAGTTCCGCGAGATCGCCGATGCTGTGGGCGCTATACTATTTGCAGACGTAGCGCACATCGCGGGCCTAGTCGTGGCCGGCGAGCATCAGAGCCCGTTCCCGCACTGCGACGTGGTGAGCTCAACTACTCACAAGACGCTTCGCGGACCTCGAGGCGGTATCATCATGACAAATAACGAAGAGTACGCTAAAAAGATAAATTCGTCTATTTTCCCTGGCATTCAGGGCGGACCGCTCGTTCACGTTATCGCGGCAAAGGCGGTTGGCTTTAAACATAACCTTTCGCCTGAATGGAAAATTTACGCCAAGCAAGTCAAAGCAAATATCAAAAAACTAGCCGAAATTTTAGTAAAACGCGGCTTTGATCTAGTTAGCGGCGGTACGGATAATCACCTGGTTTTAATGAGCTTTTTAAATCGCGAATTTAGCGGTAAAGATGCCGATATAGCTCTTGGCAATGCGGGTATAACGGTAAATAAAAATACGGTTCCGGGAGAAACAAGAAGCCCGTTTGTTACAAGCGGTATCCGCATCGGAAGTCCGGCGCTTACGGCTCGCGGCATGAAAGAGGCGGAATTTGAGATCATCGCAAACAAAATCGCCGACGTGCTAAGCGATATCAATAACGCAGCGCTTCAAGAAAAAGTAAAAGCCGAACTAAAAGAGCTTGCGAGCAAATTTATCATCTATGATAAGGCGACTTATTAA
- the lysS gene encoding lysine--tRNA ligase: MFENQLEIQRLETANELRSAGVNPYPHFLRRDMDITKFRLKFKHIIDTEEKSAEGQLVSLAGRVKLIRDAGKAIFANIEDEDGNLQIYFSNKTLDPNWFKVVKKNIEVGDIIYVRGYAFVTRTGEFSMHVSELTLASKAISPLPEKFHGLTDIETRYRQRYLDMIMNPEVRADFKRRSVIVSTIRRFFEDKGFLEVETPMMHPIPGGANAKPFVTFHNALGVERFLRIAPELYLKRLIVGGFDAVYEMNRNFRNEGMDLTHNPEFTSIEFYWAWHTYHDLMGLTEELFNVLLDKLDMPKIIEFDGMQIDFSKPFKRISYKKALVEIGGLDEAIIGDKDKILAKLKADGFEANAKLDLGHLQAELFDNYVESKLTDPTFIIDYPISISPLSRRSDADPNIAERFELFIAGRELANGFNELNDPIDQYGRFASQIEAKNAGDDEAHEMDEDYVRALGYAMPPTAGQGIGIDRLVMLLTNKKSIRDVVLFPAMRPQKNETKEN; encoded by the coding sequence ATATTTGAAAATCAACTGGAGATCCAGAGGCTAGAGACTGCAAATGAGTTAAGAAGCGCGGGCGTAAATCCCTATCCGCACTTTTTGCGCCGCGATATGGATATAACTAAATTTAGACTTAAATTTAAACACATTATAGACACTGAAGAAAAGAGTGCCGAAGGTCAGCTAGTAAGCCTCGCCGGACGCGTAAAGCTCATCAGGGATGCTGGCAAGGCGATATTTGCCAACATTGAAGACGAGGACGGCAATCTTCAAATTTACTTTAGTAATAAGACGCTTGATCCTAATTGGTTTAAGGTCGTAAAGAAAAATATCGAAGTAGGCGACATAATATACGTGCGCGGATATGCCTTCGTCACGCGAACGGGCGAATTTTCTATGCACGTTAGCGAACTAACTTTAGCGTCAAAGGCCATTTCGCCGCTTCCAGAGAAATTTCACGGACTAACGGATATAGAGACTAGATATCGTCAGAGATACCTCGATATGATAATGAATCCAGAGGTCAGAGCTGATTTTAAGCGCCGCTCGGTTATCGTTAGCACGATTCGCAGATTTTTCGAGGATAAGGGCTTTTTGGAGGTCGAGACTCCGATGATGCACCCTATCCCTGGCGGAGCGAACGCTAAGCCTTTCGTTACGTTTCATAACGCACTTGGCGTGGAGAGATTTTTACGCATCGCGCCTGAGCTTTATCTAAAGCGGCTCATAGTGGGCGGTTTTGATGCCGTTTACGAGATGAATAGAAATTTCCGCAACGAGGGTATGGACTTAACGCACAATCCAGAATTTACCAGCATTGAGTTCTACTGGGCGTGGCATACTTATCACGATTTGATGGGGCTAACCGAGGAGCTATTTAACGTGCTTCTTGATAAACTAGATATGCCTAAAATCATCGAATTTGACGGTATGCAGATCGATTTTAGCAAGCCGTTTAAACGCATAAGCTACAAAAAAGCACTCGTAGAAATCGGCGGTCTAGACGAGGCGATCATCGGCGATAAGGATAAAATTTTAGCTAAGCTCAAGGCGGACGGCTTTGAGGCAAACGCAAAGCTTGATTTAGGGCATTTGCAAGCCGAGCTTTTTGATAACTATGTAGAAAGCAAGCTAACCGATCCGACGTTTATCATAGACTATCCGATTTCGATCAGCCCGCTTTCTCGCAGAAGTGATGCAGATCCTAATATCGCGGAGAGATTTGAGCTGTTTATCGCAGGGCGCGAGCTAGCAAATGGCTTTAACGAGTTAAACGATCCGATTGATCAATACGGCCGCTTCGCTTCACAAATCGAAGCTAAAAATGCAGGAGACGATGAAGCTCACGAGATGGACGAGGACTATGTGAGGGCTCTTGGCTACGCGATGCCTCCGACTGCGGGGCAGGGCATCGGTATAGATAGGCTCGTGATGCTACTAACCAATAAAAAATCCATCCGCGACGTGGTACTTTTCCCGGCGATGAGACCGCAAAAAAACGAAACCAAGGAGAATTAA
- a CDS encoding Fur family transcriptional regulator — protein sequence MMIENLEYDALLEKFKKILRDNGLKYTQQREVLLKTLYNNDEHFTPERLYFFIKETYPDLNVGIATVYRTLNLLEEAEMVTSISFGSQGKKFELATKPHHDHMICRRCGTIIEFEDATIEKRQANIAKEHGFKLTGHMMQLYGVCKECNAKEAKGGK from the coding sequence ATAATGATTGAGAATTTAGAATACGACGCGCTTCTTGAGAAATTTAAAAAAATTTTGAGAGACAACGGGCTAAAATACACGCAACAGCGAGAAGTTCTACTAAAGACGCTCTACAACAACGACGAGCACTTCACTCCGGAGAGACTTTATTTTTTCATTAAAGAGACCTATCCTGACTTAAACGTCGGCATCGCGACCGTTTATAGGACGCTAAATTTACTCGAAGAAGCCGAGATGGTAACCTCCATCAGCTTTGGTTCGCAAGGTAAAAAATTCGAGCTCGCAACCAAACCTCACCACGATCATATGATATGCCGCAGATGCGGAACTATCATCGAATTTGAAGACGCAACCATAGAAAAAAGACAAGCAAATATCGCAAAAGAGCATGGCTTTAAGCTAACCGGACACATGATGCAGCTTTACGGAGTGTGCAAAGAGTGCAATGCCAAAGAGGCAAAGGGCGGCAAGTGA
- a CDS encoding DUF1882 domain-containing protein translates to MQSIDTALIKMNTSHYWIKRDNIVSKIEYKGRTFFNKFELINEPLSYQVIKDHDEGKITVAHSLILPGDKVENIVFDYNGRMPERFWHRAQLLLREEGFINFTAYESKTPGHLHLYIHKGHTTLNEGYQIANKLSMLLSSRLVKEWRVFPTMELPKEFNILTLPYKVYQKERGASWSKHM, encoded by the coding sequence ATGCAGAGTATAGACACCGCGCTAATTAAAATGAACACGAGCCACTACTGGATCAAGCGCGACAATATCGTAAGTAAGATTGAGTATAAAGGGCGGACGTTTTTCAACAAATTTGAGCTCATAAACGAGCCTCTAAGCTATCAGGTGATAAAAGATCACGACGAGGGTAAGATCACGGTCGCACACTCGCTGATACTGCCGGGCGATAAGGTAGAAAATATCGTCTTTGACTACAACGGTAGGATGCCTGAGCGCTTTTGGCACCGAGCTCAGCTTTTGCTCCGCGAGGAGGGATTTATAAATTTTACCGCCTACGAGAGCAAGACGCCGGGGCACTTGCACCTTTATATACACAAAGGGCACACGACGCTAAATGAGGGCTATCAGATAGCGAATAAACTATCTATGTTGCTTAGTTCGCGTTTGGTTAAAGAGTGGAGAGTGTTTCCGACGATGGAGTTACCGAAAGAATTTAATATCTTGACGTTGCCGTACAAAGTTTATCAAAAAGAGCGCGGCGCAAGCTGGTCAAAACATATGTAA